In Candidatus Gastranaerophilales bacterium, a single genomic region encodes these proteins:
- a CDS encoding LL-diaminopimelate aminotransferase, giving the protein MNINHNYEKLEESYLFSTIAKKVADFENENPDKKIIKLGIGDVTLPLCDAVVKAMQKAVSEMGKQETFRGYGPEQGYAFLKKAIKGYYDSRKTPVDDEEIFISDGAKSDLGNILDLFSIDNTVLVPDPVYPVYVDTNVMSGRKVLYMNANEANGFLPLPDENVKCDIIYLCSPNNPTGAVYNKEQLEKWVEYAHKNNALILFDAAYEAFIKDENLPRSIFEIEGAKDCAIEFCSFSKTAGFTGTRCGYTIVPKKLLDGKLNKMWLRRQTTKFNGVPYIVQRGAEAVFSEEGQKQIKENIQYYSENAKVIADTLEEKGIWFTGGKHSPYIWLKCPNNMKSWDFFDMLLEKAQVVGTPGAGFGVNGEGYFRLTSFNNLENTVEAMERFKKLF; this is encoded by the coding sequence ATGAATATTAACCATAATTATGAAAAACTTGAAGAAAGTTATCTGTTTTCGACTATTGCGAAAAAAGTTGCTGATTTTGAAAATGAAAATCCCGATAAAAAAATAATTAAATTGGGGATAGGTGATGTTACTTTGCCTTTATGCGATGCTGTCGTTAAGGCTATGCAAAAAGCTGTTTCTGAGATGGGCAAACAAGAAACTTTTAGAGGCTATGGACCTGAGCAAGGCTATGCCTTTTTGAAAAAAGCAATAAAAGGATATTATGACTCTCGCAAAACTCCTGTTGATGACGAAGAAATATTTATATCAGATGGTGCAAAAAGTGACTTGGGCAATATTCTTGATTTGTTTAGTATTGATAATACAGTGCTTGTGCCGGATCCTGTTTATCCGGTTTATGTCGACACAAATGTTATGTCCGGGCGTAAAGTCTTATATATGAATGCAAATGAAGCAAATGGATTCTTGCCTCTTCCTGATGAAAACGTAAAATGCGACATTATCTATTTATGTTCGCCAAACAACCCTACTGGAGCTGTTTACAATAAAGAACAGCTTGAAAAATGGGTTGAATATGCACATAAAAATAATGCATTAATCTTGTTTGATGCTGCGTATGAAGCTTTTATTAAAGATGAAAATTTGCCTCGCAGTATTTTTGAAATTGAAGGTGCTAAAGATTGTGCCATAGAATTTTGCTCATTTTCAAAAACGGCAGGTTTTACAGGTACAAGATGTGGCTATACAATTGTCCCTAAAAAATTGCTTGATGGTAAGTTGAACAAAATGTGGTTAAGACGCCAAACAACCAAGTTTAACGGTGTTCCTTATATCGTTCAAAGAGGTGCTGAGGCGGTTTTCTCTGAAGAAGGTCAAAAACAAATTAAAGAAAATATTCAATATTACAGTGAAAATGCCAAAGTTATTGCTGACACATTAGAGGAAAAAGGGATTTGGTTTACTGGCGGAAAACATTCGCCTTATATCTGGTTAAAATGCCCAAATAATATGAAATCGTGGGACTTTTTTGACATGCTTTTAGAAAAAGCTCAAGTAGTCGGCACTCCTGGTGCAGGTTTTGGTGTGAATGGTGAAGGATATTTTAGATTGACTTCTTTCAACAATCTTGAAAATACGGTAGAAGCTATGGAAAGATTTAAAAAATTATTTTAA
- a CDS encoding glycogen/starch synthase produces MGNFDSDAFKQITNAPQKFTAQSADTAPTASAGTPQPQIQKESKLESTPQKDTFVQKNDEPKSKNKVLDYITKYAGIAALAAVPVTAVFTQRANKKTMNQIADVLKKETAASKDAVEEMLKNAAKDSQSAVEQVQKSSKGVWTALAAFAGGAKLMDMVKDDKTPKGDLEDAMHQEIINGAKTRIDNIENTANSARWEAGEARAVNTKGALHSKYLENVDGFLLLKGVDKKAGFDQGKYDKAVETIRQSATGYLHGELQAGKEPLKKGDTVWSITSEFAPIKEGGLGAVPVDVQNNFEKLGIKTPTFIPMYQKNGFSSVEKENGKYTYNYSGTEFELDKVAEFKVHSYKLHDSKDEPVEIFVSNKKRVPQKDGSMKVIDTPPLVFVKNDEYFNGSIYSRTAKAEEPEKFAFFSKAVYEFAKAKEDPHSVKGLNIINKEKYDDIASPDGFLLNDWQAAPMAAMARYKAPMENAYGGLADDAAKKLSDMKIITIGHNAQYQGYTFIDNDYQQKVEVSENILNTLFDNYASDIVKNAATGAPYEDLQNTLIMNRTNGERHVNLLNMGVCLSDYFAPVSKNYAKELVNENAKSGPLQWAIEQRDKSKTLVGIINGNDFKNLDINAKKKFISGINPNNPLDIKTYSQNSSKEDVLAARLNNKIEFYNKYMKPVASHEFRPSRLENVGDTKLPDLTEEEFKDTPIFSYAHRLVGQKGVDIAVDSIKKLYDNWEEDFPNKPKPIFYLGGEDGEGGQNRALIEKLQKELKPEDSNRVVFNHGFNPNPALMSTTDFFLMPSKFEPCGLTQSEAFAFGTPVIATATGGIVDTVKAEGDNQTGILTKDISGQGFYKAMKQGLKTFFDDKPKYEQMVMNSLKEDFSWIQPNKQGPIYEYLDAFNVDKDSLPEKSQIQ; encoded by the coding sequence ATGGGTAATTTTGATTCTGATGCGTTTAAACAAATAACAAATGCACCTCAAAAATTCACGGCACAATCTGCAGATACTGCCCCAACGGCTTCTGCCGGCACTCCTCAACCTCAAATACAAAAAGAGTCAAAGCTTGAATCTACGCCGCAAAAAGATACATTTGTGCAAAAAAATGACGAACCTAAATCAAAAAATAAAGTTCTTGATTATATAACAAAATATGCCGGAATAGCGGCTTTGGCTGCAGTTCCTGTTACTGCAGTTTTTACCCAAAGGGCGAATAAAAAGACCATGAACCAAATCGCAGATGTCCTCAAAAAAGAAACAGCTGCAAGCAAAGATGCTGTCGAAGAAATGCTTAAAAATGCTGCAAAAGATTCTCAATCAGCAGTAGAACAAGTTCAAAAAAGTAGTAAAGGTGTTTGGACTGCATTGGCGGCTTTTGCAGGCGGTGCAAAGCTTATGGATATGGTCAAAGATGATAAAACTCCAAAAGGCGATTTGGAAGATGCAATGCACCAAGAAATTATAAATGGTGCAAAAACTAGGATTGATAACATTGAAAATACGGCAAATTCTGCTCGCTGGGAAGCAGGTGAAGCTAGAGCTGTAAATACGAAGGGTGCTCTTCATTCAAAATATCTCGAAAATGTTGATGGATTTTTATTACTTAAAGGTGTAGATAAAAAAGCAGGTTTCGACCAAGGTAAATACGATAAAGCCGTTGAAACTATTCGACAAAGTGCTACAGGATACTTGCACGGTGAGCTTCAAGCAGGCAAAGAACCTTTGAAAAAAGGTGATACCGTATGGTCTATTACCTCTGAATTTGCACCTATAAAAGAAGGCGGGCTCGGGGCTGTTCCTGTTGATGTTCAAAATAATTTTGAAAAATTAGGCATCAAAACGCCAACCTTTATTCCGATGTACCAAAAAAACGGTTTTTCTTCTGTTGAAAAAGAAAACGGAAAATATACTTATAACTATTCAGGCACAGAATTTGAACTTGATAAAGTAGCGGAATTTAAAGTCCATTCTTACAAGCTTCACGATTCAAAAGATGAACCTGTTGAAATTTTTGTAAGTAACAAAAAACGTGTCCCTCAAAAGGACGGTTCTATGAAAGTGATAGACACTCCTCCACTTGTATTTGTCAAAAATGATGAATATTTCAATGGCTCAATCTATTCACGCACAGCAAAAGCAGAAGAACCTGAAAAATTTGCATTTTTCTCAAAAGCGGTATATGAATTTGCAAAGGCAAAAGAAGACCCTCACAGTGTAAAAGGCTTGAATATTATTAATAAAGAAAAATATGATGATATTGCATCTCCTGACGGATTTTTGTTGAATGATTGGCAAGCTGCTCCAATGGCTGCAATGGCTAGATATAAAGCTCCTATGGAAAATGCCTATGGAGGTTTAGCTGATGATGCGGCTAAAAAACTTTCAGATATGAAGATTATAACAATCGGTCATAACGCACAGTATCAAGGCTATACATTTATAGATAATGATTATCAACAAAAAGTTGAGGTTTCTGAAAATATATTGAATACCCTTTTTGATAATTATGCCTCAGATATCGTGAAAAATGCTGCAACAGGTGCTCCATACGAAGATTTGCAAAATACTTTGATAATGAACAGAACTAACGGCGAACGCCATGTCAATCTTTTAAATATGGGCGTTTGTTTGAGTGATTATTTTGCTCCTGTTTCAAAAAATTATGCAAAAGAGCTTGTTAATGAAAATGCAAAATCAGGTCCTCTTCAATGGGCTATTGAACAAAGAGATAAATCAAAAACTTTGGTCGGTATAATCAATGGTAACGACTTTAAAAACCTTGATATAAATGCTAAAAAGAAATTTATCAGCGGTATAAATCCAAATAATCCTTTGGATATTAAAACCTATAGTCAAAATTCTTCTAAAGAAGATGTTTTAGCAGCTCGTTTGAACAACAAAATTGAATTTTATAATAAATACATGAAGCCGGTTGCGAGCCACGAGTTTAGACCAAGCAGACTTGAAAATGTCGGCGATACAAAACTTCCTGATTTAACCGAAGAAGAATTTAAAGATACTCCGATTTTCTCATACGCACACCGTTTAGTCGGTCAAAAGGGTGTAGATATTGCTGTGGATTCCATCAAAAAACTTTATGATAATTGGGAAGAAGACTTCCCGAATAAGCCTAAACCAATTTTCTACTTAGGTGGTGAAGACGGTGAAGGTGGTCAAAACAGAGCTTTGATTGAAAAACTTCAAAAAGAATTGAAACCTGAAGATTCCAACAGGGTTGTTTTCAATCACGGATTTAATCCTAATCCTGCCTTGATGTCAACTACAGATTTCTTCTTGATGCCGAGCAAATTTGAGCCTTGCGGTTTGACTCAAAGTGAAGCTTTCGCTTTCGGAACTCCTGTAATAGCTACTGCTACAGGCGGAATTGTGGACACGGTAAAAGCTGAAGGTGATAACCAAACAGGTATTTTGACTAAGGATATTTCAGGTCAAGGTTTCTATAAAGCTATGAAACAAGGTCTGAAAACATTCTTTGATGATAAACCTAAATATGAACAAATGGTCATGAATTCGCTTAAAGAAGATTTCAGCTGGATTCAGCCGAATAAGCAAGGTCCTATATACGAATATTTAGATGCTTTTAATGTTGATAAAGATTCGTTACCTGAAAAATCACAAATCCAATAA
- a CDS encoding DHA2 family efflux MFS transporter permease subunit — protein MATETTIKDESWKPTKNPWLLALPTLFAAFMFVLDETIANVALPHMAGTFSASREESTWILTSYLVASGIMIPAVDWFSKLMGRKNFFIMSIIIFTTASALCGVADSLEMMIFARVLQGFGGGGLLPISQAVLLEAFPPNMRGKAMSIFGLVIVVAPIIGPVVGGYITDNYSWPWIFFINLPIGVFTAFLAKALLEDPPYAQKQNNVKIDGKGFFFLTIWLITLQTVLDKGNNADWFNAPWICWMSFVSIVSAIFFFRSQIKNKDSLIDLSVFKDKNFTIGTFVQVVVQAVLLASLAVLPQFLQGLLGYTAFLSGTAMMPRGIGAFIAMACCGILSTKIDNRILVIIGLSLICVASFSLGNLNLQISNINIGIPNFIFGLGMGLAMVPLISLSVVTLKNSQMTNASGLQNLLKNIGGAIGTSIITTIISRYAQAHQFMMVGNLHELNPVFNAKIAAMQSAFMNYTSANVAHHMAQYSLYGDLVKQANLWGFIEAFRLCGVAAFITIPLIFLVKKINLKKQS, from the coding sequence ATGGCAACTGAAACAACGATAAAAGACGAAAGCTGGAAACCTACCAAAAACCCATGGCTATTGGCTTTACCAACTTTATTTGCTGCCTTTATGTTTGTCCTTGATGAAACAATCGCAAATGTAGCATTACCACACATGGCAGGGACATTTTCAGCAAGTAGAGAAGAATCAACATGGATTTTGACAAGCTACCTTGTCGCCAGCGGAATTATGATTCCTGCAGTCGATTGGTTTTCAAAACTCATGGGGAGAAAAAATTTCTTCATAATGAGCATAATCATTTTTACAACCGCATCTGCTCTTTGCGGAGTCGCAGATTCACTGGAGATGATGATATTTGCTCGTGTGCTTCAAGGTTTTGGCGGTGGCGGATTATTGCCAATCTCACAAGCTGTTTTGTTAGAGGCTTTCCCTCCAAACATGAGAGGCAAGGCTATGAGTATCTTCGGACTTGTTATCGTTGTTGCACCTATTATCGGTCCGGTAGTCGGAGGATACATTACCGACAACTATAGTTGGCCTTGGATTTTCTTCATAAACCTACCAATAGGTGTATTCACCGCTTTCTTAGCAAAAGCACTTCTTGAAGACCCTCCTTACGCACAAAAGCAAAATAACGTAAAAATCGATGGAAAAGGCTTCTTTTTCCTTACTATTTGGCTAATCACATTGCAAACAGTTTTGGATAAAGGAAACAACGCCGACTGGTTTAATGCACCGTGGATTTGCTGGATGAGTTTTGTTTCAATAGTTTCTGCCATTTTCTTTTTTAGAAGCCAAATAAAAAACAAAGACTCACTAATTGATTTATCTGTTTTTAAAGATAAAAACTTCACAATCGGAACTTTCGTTCAAGTAGTTGTGCAAGCTGTCTTATTAGCATCTTTGGCTGTTTTACCGCAGTTTTTGCAAGGACTTTTAGGCTACACCGCCTTTCTAAGCGGAACAGCAATGATGCCCAGAGGCATAGGTGCCTTTATTGCAATGGCGTGTTGCGGAATTTTATCTACTAAAATAGACAACAGAATTCTTGTTATTATAGGATTATCATTAATTTGCGTAGCAAGTTTTTCTTTGGGAAATTTAAACTTACAAATTTCTAACATAAATATTGGTATTCCGAATTTTATTTTCGGGTTAGGAATGGGGCTTGCAATGGTGCCTTTGATTTCGCTATCTGTTGTAACCTTAAAAAACAGCCAGATGACTAACGCCAGCGGGCTTCAAAACCTGCTTAAAAATATAGGAGGTGCGATAGGCACATCAATTATAACAACTATTATTTCAAGGTACGCACAAGCTCACCAATTTATGATGGTGGGAAATTTACACGAATTAAATCCGGTATTCAACGCCAAAATCGCAGCTATGCAATCAGCATTTATGAATTACACATCAGCTAATGTGGCACATCACATGGCTCAATATTCTCTATATGGTGACCTCGTAAAACAAGCTAATCTCTGGGGCTTCATTGAAGCTTTCAGATTGTGCGGGGTCGCCGCTTTTATTACTATACCTTTGATATTTTTAGTTAAGAAAATAAATCTTAAAAAACAAAGTTAA
- a CDS encoding HlyD family secretion protein: protein MTTAENKTNEIKEEPKKIKGVKRFITLVVGIIITCIAGYYIHDSLKYQITDDAYVEVHMVQVAPKVSGQIESVYIEDNQYINQGDTIAKIDDSDYRVKLAQAEANYQKALLNQNVARANMSATNSAISLAKKDLERYTKLYAAGAVSKQTLDTAQTKYDDAKAKLETADQALLSKSDKKVADAELKALKALCDQAALNLAYTTIKAPQSGTVTNKKLEKGAYVQIGQPLFALVPKEVWIIANYKENQVGQMKIGQSVDIKIDAYPDKVFKGKIDSIQRASGAKSSLFPPENAVGSFVKIVQRIPVKIVFTEKIDPAQYTIVSGMSVEPKVKIK, encoded by the coding sequence ATGACCACTGCCGAAAATAAAACAAATGAAATAAAAGAAGAACCTAAAAAAATTAAAGGTGTAAAAAGATTTATTACCCTTGTTGTCGGAATAATTATAACGTGCATTGCCGGATACTACATACATGACTCTTTAAAATATCAAATTACAGATGACGCATACGTAGAGGTTCACATGGTACAAGTCGCACCAAAGGTTTCAGGTCAAATAGAATCAGTTTATATAGAAGATAACCAATATATTAACCAAGGCGACACCATTGCAAAAATAGATGACTCGGACTATAGAGTCAAACTTGCTCAAGCTGAAGCGAATTATCAAAAAGCTCTGTTAAACCAAAACGTAGCAAGAGCAAATATGTCTGCCACAAACTCTGCAATCTCACTCGCAAAAAAAGACTTGGAAAGATATACAAAATTATACGCAGCAGGTGCCGTGTCAAAACAAACACTCGACACAGCTCAAACAAAATATGATGACGCTAAAGCTAAATTAGAAACAGCTGACCAAGCTCTACTTTCTAAATCAGATAAAAAAGTTGCAGACGCAGAACTTAAAGCCTTAAAAGCACTTTGCGACCAAGCTGCCTTAAATCTTGCATACACAACAATAAAAGCTCCTCAATCAGGCACTGTCACTAACAAAAAACTTGAAAAAGGTGCTTATGTTCAAATAGGTCAACCTTTGTTCGCTTTAGTACCTAAAGAAGTATGGATTATAGCTAATTACAAAGAAAATCAAGTCGGACAAATGAAAATCGGACAAAGCGTTGATATCAAAATAGATGCCTATCCTGACAAAGTATTTAAAGGCAAAATAGACAGTATCCAAAGAGCTTCCGGTGCTAAATCAAGCTTATTTCCACCTGAAAATGCTGTAGGCTCATTCGTTAAAATAGTCCAAAGAATACCTGTCAAAATCGTATTTACAGAAAAAATTGACCCCGCTCAATACACAATCGTTTCAGGAATGTCAGTTGAACCGAAGGTAAAAATAAAATAA
- a CDS encoding TolC family protein: MNTKKTLALTLLLSMMSMNFLPEATYAAIKSTKTPEQPAQVLKANAVSYINMAWWQNHNDEYLEDYITKALDNNQDLKIATLKVEESRQASKLQMANELPSLTVGASPSAIKMPFTTSGEGSFSIPIIASYEADIFLKNHDKTRSAKKLYEASKLQEKATYLSIVSAVGASYYNVVKLDKLIDIQEQIIKDRKQIFDIMKQSNEEGLVSTSDLVKANKSYVISMSDIIELKKSREIMLNQLAVLTGDSPENTKDFKRIKYDELNGAIYVPQAISSDIITQRPDYLVAEKMVEKSRIDVKVAKKEFLPQFNILGLMSFNTGGMFSAMNWENAIAGIAGAGMLQLFSGGAKFANLRMKKNQYEQILQNYYKTNLTAIQEVNDALSSLKLENEKLEKNIDALNMEKKDFKLTELKYKEGVIAYLDLLQKKENLLSTQKLVTASKIDCYVNQISLYKAVAGENI; the protein is encoded by the coding sequence ATGAATACAAAGAAAACACTGGCTTTAACATTATTGTTATCAATGATGTCTATGAATTTTTTACCTGAAGCAACTTATGCCGCTATAAAAAGCACTAAAACACCTGAGCAACCAGCTCAAGTCTTGAAGGCAAATGCTGTAAGTTATATAAATATGGCGTGGTGGCAAAATCATAATGATGAATATTTGGAAGATTATATTACAAAGGCTCTTGATAATAATCAAGATTTGAAAATCGCTACATTAAAAGTTGAAGAATCACGTCAGGCTTCAAAGTTACAAATGGCAAATGAACTTCCGTCGCTTACAGTGGGAGCTTCGCCTTCTGCTATAAAAATGCCTTTTACAACTTCAGGAGAGGGTAGCTTTTCTATTCCTATTATTGCTAGCTATGAGGCGGATATATTCTTAAAAAATCACGATAAGACAAGAAGTGCAAAAAAATTGTATGAAGCTTCTAAATTGCAAGAAAAGGCGACTTATCTTTCTATTGTTAGTGCTGTAGGTGCCAGCTATTACAATGTTGTAAAGCTTGATAAACTAATCGATATTCAAGAGCAAATAATTAAAGACAGAAAGCAGATTTTTGATATTATGAAACAAAGCAACGAGGAGGGGCTTGTTTCTACGTCTGATTTGGTCAAGGCTAATAAATCTTATGTTATTTCAATGTCTGATATTATTGAGCTTAAAAAATCAAGAGAAATTATGCTCAATCAACTTGCTGTTTTGACTGGAGATAGCCCTGAAAATACCAAGGATTTTAAAAGAATAAAATATGATGAGTTGAATGGGGCAATCTATGTTCCTCAGGCTATATCTTCTGATATCATAACCCAACGTCCTGATTATTTGGTGGCAGAAAAAATGGTTGAAAAATCAAGAATTGATGTCAAAGTCGCGAAAAAAGAGTTTTTACCCCAGTTTAATATATTGGGGCTGATGTCTTTCAACACTGGCGGAATGTTCTCTGCTATGAATTGGGAAAACGCTATTGCGGGAATTGCAGGGGCAGGCATGTTGCAGCTTTTCAGTGGAGGTGCTAAGTTTGCCAATCTTAGAATGAAAAAAAACCAATATGAACAAATTCTTCAAAACTATTACAAAACTAATTTAACTGCTATTCAAGAAGTGAACGATGCTTTGAGCTCTTTGAAACTTGAAAATGAAAAATTGGAAAAAAATATTGACGCATTGAATATGGAAAAGAAAGATTTTAAATTAACCGAGTTGAAATATAAAGAGGGCGTAATCGCTTATCTTGATTTGTTGCAGAAAAAAGAAAATTTGTTATCCACACAAAAACTTGTGACAGCAAGCAAAATTGATTGTTATGTAAATCAAATCAGTTTATATAAGGCAGTTGCTGGCGAAAATATATAA
- a CDS encoding glutamate synthase-related protein: MKLNKIALDDLPWIIEYESDKCMLCGKCVASCSFSAIKVGVQKRKKVRAISNEEGFSIDSDQKAIPVIQQNIDENDYCRGCGICTKVCPNGAIRPVRNKTEIFGTRYRSKTGESVKRGGRTNLHTEGRTLDKIKVGRISQMTDPSLDALRHTFDLRTNLGRVLNPKDIDLEIVNGELQPSKTKSIPPNRSIYPILIGDMSIGALSPRMWEAVAIAVAYLNEVKGIPIRMSTGEGGLPEKLLRSRYLKYMILQIASGHFGWNRIIDSMPYMQEDPAGILIKIGQGAKPGDGGLLMAEKNVKLIQEIRGVPKADLLSPPNHQGLYSIEESVQKMFLSLNCAFKFKVPVAVKVAASATSVSVYNNLLRDPYNIVGGFFLDGIAGGTGAAHEISLNHTGHPIVSKLRDCYLTAVRQGKQGQIPLFAAGGVGMNGNLAADAFKLICLGASGVFIGRLVLQMAGCVGNDFGKCNACNTGRCPMGITTQNPKLAKRLDIDQVAQNIVNYICATDIELKKLLAPVGNSTLPIGRSDALICVDKNVADRLDIQHVC; the protein is encoded by the coding sequence ATGAAATTAAACAAAATTGCCCTAGATGATTTACCTTGGATAATCGAATACGAGAGTGATAAATGTATGCTTTGCGGTAAATGCGTTGCATCTTGCTCTTTTTCTGCGATAAAAGTTGGTGTTCAAAAAAGGAAAAAAGTCAGAGCTATTTCTAATGAAGAAGGTTTTTCAATAGATTCAGACCAAAAGGCAATCCCTGTAATTCAACAAAATATCGATGAGAATGATTATTGCAGAGGGTGCGGAATTTGCACAAAGGTTTGCCCAAATGGTGCAATCAGACCTGTCCGCAATAAGACTGAAATTTTCGGCACAAGATATCGCTCAAAAACAGGCGAAAGCGTAAAAAGAGGTGGAAGAACCAATCTCCATACAGAAGGAAGAACTTTAGATAAAATAAAAGTGGGTAGAATTTCGCAAATGACAGACCCTTCATTGGACGCATTGAGGCATACTTTCGATTTGAGGACAAATCTGGGTAGAGTATTGAACCCAAAGGATATTGATTTAGAAATCGTAAACGGTGAATTGCAACCATCTAAAACGAAATCAATCCCTCCAAACCGTTCGATTTATCCAATCTTAATCGGTGATATGTCAATCGGTGCGTTATCTCCCAGAATGTGGGAGGCGGTTGCCATTGCAGTTGCTTATTTGAATGAAGTAAAAGGGATTCCAATCCGTATGTCGACAGGTGAGGGTGGACTTCCCGAAAAACTTTTGCGTTCAAGATATTTGAAATATATGATACTTCAAATCGCTTCAGGTCACTTTGGGTGGAACAGAATTATCGACTCAATGCCTTATATGCAAGAAGACCCTGCCGGTATATTGATAAAAATCGGTCAAGGTGCAAAACCTGGTGATGGCGGGCTTTTGATGGCTGAAAAAAATGTTAAATTAATTCAAGAAATCAGAGGTGTACCAAAAGCAGATTTGTTGAGTCCTCCAAACCATCAAGGCTTGTATTCGATTGAGGAAAGTGTTCAAAAGATGTTTTTATCTTTGAATTGTGCTTTCAAATTCAAAGTTCCGGTGGCTGTTAAAGTTGCGGCTTCTGCGACAAGTGTAAGCGTTTATAACAATCTTTTGCGTGACCCATATAATATTGTCGGCGGTTTTTTCTTAGATGGTATAGCAGGCGGTACAGGTGCCGCCCATGAAATATCGTTAAATCATACAGGACATCCGATTGTTTCAAAATTGAGAGATTGCTATTTGACCGCCGTAAGACAAGGAAAACAGGGGCAAATCCCATTGTTTGCAGCAGGCGGCGTTGGCATGAACGGAAATCTTGCAGCTGACGCATTTAAACTTATTTGTTTAGGTGCCAGTGGCGTGTTTATCGGGCGTTTGGTTTTGCAAATGGCAGGTTGCGTCGGTAATGATTTTGGAAAATGCAATGCTTGTAACACCGGTAGGTGCCCGATGGGTATCACGACTCAAAATCCTAAGCTTGCTAAAAGACTTGATATTGACCAAGTTGCTCAAAATATAGTTAATTATATTTGTGCAACAGATATAGAACTTAAAAAGTTATTGGCACCTGTCGGAAACAGCACATTACCGATTGGGCGTTCTGATGCTTTGATTTGTGTTGATAAAAATGTTGCTGACAGATTAGATATTCAACATGTTTGTTAA